In Inquilinus sp. Marseille-Q2685, the following proteins share a genomic window:
- the tssK gene encoding type VI secretion system baseplate subunit TssK, whose amino-acid sequence MSWDNRVVWSEGLFLRPQHFQQNDRYVEKLVRSRTAALRGYGWGVTELRLNRELLSLGKIAIETARGVMEDGTPFSIPDDADQPVPYEVPEHLRDSLIHLAVPLYQPGAVETDGRAATDVPIRFAVADQDLVDTNAGERDGASIEVARLRFQLLPDGADRAGFSCLPIARLVEVRADRQVVLDETHIPPTMDCAGSRTLANFITEIAGLLHHRGEALAARVSQSGTRGVAEIADFLLLQAVNRYEPYFSHLSGAAVVHPESLYGLMVQLAGELATYARTEKRPPAFGGYRHEDLALSFRPVIQSIRASLSAVLEQTAVPVPLRQHKYGVHIAEVADRSLFTTATFVLAARADVEVDRLRREFPSQIKIGPAEKIKELVNVALPGIIINPLPVAPRQIPFHVGVTYFEVDQQSPFWKDMRHSGGLALHVAGDFPNLEMALWAIRGQ is encoded by the coding sequence ATGTCTTGGGACAACAGGGTCGTCTGGTCGGAAGGGCTGTTCCTCCGGCCGCAGCATTTCCAGCAGAACGACCGCTATGTCGAAAAGCTTGTCCGCAGCCGGACGGCGGCCCTGCGCGGCTATGGCTGGGGCGTCACCGAGCTGCGACTGAACCGCGAGCTGCTCAGCCTCGGCAAGATCGCGATCGAGACGGCCCGCGGCGTCATGGAGGACGGCACGCCGTTCAGCATCCCCGACGACGCCGATCAGCCGGTCCCCTATGAAGTGCCGGAACATCTGCGAGATTCGCTGATCCACCTGGCGGTGCCGCTGTACCAGCCCGGGGCGGTCGAGACCGACGGGCGCGCCGCGACCGATGTGCCGATCCGCTTCGCGGTGGCGGACCAGGACCTGGTCGACACCAATGCCGGCGAGCGCGACGGCGCCTCGATCGAGGTGGCGCGGCTGCGTTTTCAGCTGCTGCCGGACGGGGCGGACCGGGCCGGCTTCTCCTGCCTGCCGATCGCGCGCCTGGTCGAGGTTCGGGCCGACCGGCAGGTCGTGCTCGACGAGACCCATATCCCGCCGACCATGGACTGCGCCGGCTCCCGCACCCTCGCCAACTTCATCACCGAGATCGCCGGCCTGCTGCATCATCGCGGTGAGGCCTTGGCCGCCCGGGTGTCGCAGTCGGGCACGCGCGGCGTGGCCGAGATCGCCGATTTCCTGCTGCTGCAGGCGGTCAACCGCTACGAGCCCTATTTCTCCCATCTCTCCGGCGCCGCGGTGGTGCATCCGGAATCGCTGTACGGCCTGATGGTCCAACTCGCCGGCGAGCTGGCGACCTATGCCCGGACCGAGAAGCGGCCGCCGGCCTTCGGCGGCTACAGGCACGAGGATCTCGCACTCAGTTTCCGGCCGGTGATCCAGTCGATCCGGGCCTCCCTCAGCGCCGTGCTGGAGCAGACGGCGGTGCCGGTGCCGCTGCGGCAGCACAAATACGGCGTCCACATCGCCGAGGTCGCCGACCGCTCGCTGTTCACGACCGCGACCTTCGTCCTGGCGGCCCGCGCCGATGTCGAGGTCGACCGGCTGCGCCGCGAGTTCCCGAGCCAGATCAAGATCGGCCCGGCCGAGAAGATCAAGGAGCTCGTCAACGTCGCGCTGCCGGGGATCATCATCAACCCGCTGCCGGTAGCGCCGCGGCAGATCCCCTTCCATGTCGGGGTCACCTATTTCGAGGTCGATCAGCAGAGCCCCTTCTGGAAGGACATGCGCCATTCCGGCGGCCTGGCGCTGCACGTCGCCGGCGACTTCCCGAACCTCGAAATGGCGCTCTGGGCCATCCGTGGCCAGTAG
- the tssB gene encoding type VI secretion system contractile sheath small subunit has translation MAKASSQKFIARNRAPRVQIEYDVETYGSNKKVQLPFVVGVMSDLAGNPTEPLPPVADRKMMEIDIDNFDDRLRSLKPRVALRVPNRLTGEGQLAVDLTFESMEDFSPAAVARKVESLNRLLEARTQLSNLLTYMDGKNGAEELVARLLADPALLSALGRAPKPEAPEEKTDALPSPAPETEEN, from the coding sequence ATGGCAAAGGCGAGCAGTCAAAAATTCATCGCGCGCAACCGGGCGCCCCGGGTCCAGATCGAATACGACGTCGAGACCTACGGCTCCAACAAGAAGGTCCAGTTGCCCTTCGTCGTCGGCGTCATGTCCGACCTCGCCGGCAACCCGACCGAGCCGCTGCCCCCGGTGGCAGATCGCAAGATGATGGAGATCGACATCGACAATTTCGATGACCGGCTCCGGTCCCTGAAGCCGCGGGTGGCGCTGCGGGTGCCGAATCGGCTCACCGGCGAGGGCCAGTTGGCAGTCGATCTGACCTTCGAGAGCATGGAGGATTTCTCGCCGGCGGCGGTGGCCCGCAAGGTCGAGAGCCTGAACCGGCTGCTCGAGGCGCGGACACAACTGTCCAACCTCTTGACCTACATGGACGGCAAGAACGGCGCCGAGGAGCTGGTCGCCCGGTTGCTGGCCGACCCGGCGCTGCTCAGCGCCCTCGGCCGCGCGCCCAAACCCGAAGCCCCCGAGGAGAAGACGGACGCGCTTCCGTCCCCGGCCCCCGAGACGGAGGAGAACTGA
- the tssC gene encoding type VI secretion system contractile sheath large subunit produces the protein MSSAVTRTAEAQAAPATTVDPGDFASLLQREFRTRSDQAQEAVETAVRTLAEQALRNTSVISDDVVDTIQSIIASIDEKLSAQINEVLHHEDFQALESAWRGLHHLVFNTETDETLKIRVFPISKKELSRTLRKYKGIAWDQSPLFKKIYEEEYGQIGGEPYGCLIGDYYFDHTPPDVELLSAVSQIAAASHAPFISAASPHLLQMDSWRELANPRDITKIFLTPEHAAWRSFRDSENSRYVALTMPRTLGRLPYGAKTNPVDEFAFEEESDGGDSAKYLWTNAAYAMGVNITRSFKLYGWLSRIRGVESGGLVEDLPVHTFPSDDGGVDLKCPTEIAISDRREAELSKNGLLPLLHRKNTDLGVFIGAQTVNKPVKYEDPDASANAELSARLPYIFATCRFAHYLKCMVRDKIGTFKERHEVEEWLNQWIQGYVHPSPELGSEESKAQQPLSSAEVKVEEVADNPGYYTARFYLRPHYQLEGLTISLRLVSRLPSARKD, from the coding sequence ATGTCGTCCGCAGTCACCAGGACCGCCGAGGCGCAGGCCGCCCCGGCCACCACGGTCGATCCCGGCGATTTCGCCAGCCTGCTGCAGCGAGAGTTTCGGACTCGGTCGGACCAGGCCCAGGAGGCGGTGGAGACCGCCGTCCGCACCCTGGCCGAGCAGGCCCTGCGCAACACCTCGGTGATCAGCGACGATGTCGTCGACACCATCCAGTCGATCATCGCGTCGATCGACGAGAAGCTGTCGGCGCAGATCAACGAGGTCCTGCATCACGAGGACTTCCAGGCGCTGGAATCGGCCTGGCGCGGCCTGCATCATCTGGTCTTCAACACCGAGACCGACGAGACGCTGAAGATCCGCGTCTTCCCGATCTCGAAGAAGGAGCTGTCGCGCACGCTGCGCAAGTACAAGGGCATCGCCTGGGACCAGAGCCCGCTGTTCAAGAAGATCTACGAGGAAGAATACGGCCAGATCGGCGGCGAGCCCTATGGCTGCCTGATCGGCGACTATTACTTCGACCACACCCCGCCGGATGTCGAGCTGCTGTCGGCTGTGTCGCAGATCGCGGCGGCCAGCCATGCGCCGTTCATCTCCGCCGCGTCGCCGCATCTGCTGCAGATGGACTCCTGGCGCGAGCTGGCCAATCCACGCGACATCACCAAGATCTTTCTGACGCCGGAGCATGCGGCCTGGCGGTCCTTCCGCGACAGCGAGAATTCCCGCTACGTGGCGCTGACCATGCCGCGCACCCTGGGGCGCCTGCCGTATGGCGCCAAGACCAATCCGGTCGACGAGTTCGCCTTCGAGGAGGAATCGGACGGCGGCGACAGCGCCAAGTATCTCTGGACCAACGCCGCCTACGCCATGGGCGTGAACATCACACGCTCGTTCAAGCTGTATGGCTGGCTGTCGCGGATCCGCGGCGTCGAATCCGGCGGCCTGGTCGAGGACCTGCCGGTCCACACCTTCCCCAGCGACGACGGCGGCGTCGACCTGAAATGCCCGACCGAGATCGCCATCAGCGACCGGCGCGAGGCCGAGCTGTCCAAGAACGGCCTGCTGCCGCTGCTGCACCGGAAGAACACCGATCTCGGCGTCTTCATCGGTGCCCAGACCGTCAACAAGCCGGTCAAATACGAGGATCCGGACGCCTCGGCCAATGCCGAGCTGAGCGCCCGGCTGCCCTATATCTTCGCGACCTGCCGCTTCGCCCATTACCTGAAGTGCATGGTCCGCGACAAGATCGGCACCTTCAAGGAACGCCACGAGGTCGAGGAATGGCTCAACCAGTGGATCCAGGGCTACGTCCACCCGTCGCCCGAGCTGGGCAGCGAGGAGAGCAAGGCGCAGCAGCCGCTGTCCTCGGCCGAGGTCAAGGTCGAGGAGGTCGCGGACAACCCCGGCTACTACACCGCCCGCTTCTACCTGCGGCCGCATTACCAGCTTGAGGGCCTGACCATCTCGCTGCGGCTGGTGTCGCGCCTGCCGTCGGCCCGCAAGGACTGA
- the icmH gene encoding type IVB secretion system protein IcmH/DotU: protein MAMTSEETVLIPRGPARPNPGGRLTLVPPPPSPASPAERFWEALALDRLSPLVAAAAALLGLCAQLKNSTSHADVEGLRLRVLREIDAFERRVTPLGLAPRAIKASKYALCATIDDIVLNTPWGSRSVWTTRSMVGSLFSETWGGDRFFDLLTQLKKDPGVNVDLLELLYYCMSLGFEGRFRVAARGASELSVLREDVYRLIRAARGEFERDISPHWRGVAAARKLLRSIVPAWVVGAAGAALLLLLYAGLLFALNARSDLAFDDLAALPPTGAVSLARVAPPPVIVMRGDRLRRFLEPEIREGLVTVAEDAQQIVVTIRGAGMFDSASPTVKSQFEPLLLRIGEALNDQPGAVLLTGHTDSTPIRSLAFPSNYHLSVARAKSVGEIIRSKMNEPGRVREEGRGSTEPVASNDTPEGRQQNRRTEIIISKTTNS from the coding sequence ATGGCGATGACGAGTGAGGAAACCGTCCTGATCCCGCGCGGCCCCGCCCGTCCCAATCCGGGCGGGCGGCTGACCCTGGTGCCGCCACCACCGTCGCCGGCCTCGCCCGCCGAGCGGTTCTGGGAGGCGCTGGCGCTCGACCGGCTCAGCCCGCTGGTTGCGGCCGCGGCGGCGCTGCTCGGTCTCTGCGCCCAGCTCAAGAACAGCACCAGCCACGCCGATGTCGAGGGACTGCGCCTCCGGGTGTTGCGTGAGATCGACGCCTTCGAGCGCCGGGTCACCCCGCTCGGCCTGGCGCCGCGGGCGATCAAGGCCAGCAAATACGCGCTCTGCGCCACGATCGACGACATCGTCCTGAACACGCCCTGGGGCAGCCGCAGCGTCTGGACCACACGCAGCATGGTCGGATCGCTGTTCAGCGAGACCTGGGGCGGCGACCGGTTCTTCGACCTGCTGACGCAGCTGAAGAAGGACCCGGGCGTCAATGTCGACCTGCTGGAACTGCTCTACTACTGCATGAGCCTGGGCTTCGAGGGCCGGTTCCGGGTCGCGGCCCGCGGCGCCTCCGAGCTCAGCGTCCTGCGCGAGGATGTCTACCGCCTGATCCGGGCAGCCCGCGGCGAGTTCGAGCGCGACATCTCCCCCCACTGGCGGGGGGTGGCTGCCGCCCGCAAGCTGCTGCGCAGCATCGTCCCGGCCTGGGTGGTCGGAGCGGCCGGCGCGGCGCTGCTGCTGCTGCTCTATGCCGGGCTGCTGTTCGCGCTGAACGCGCGGTCCGACCTGGCTTTCGACGACCTCGCCGCGCTGCCGCCGACCGGCGCGGTCAGCCTGGCTCGGGTGGCGCCGCCGCCGGTGATCGTGATGCGCGGCGACCGGCTGCGGCGCTTCCTCGAGCCCGAGATCCGCGAAGGTCTGGTCACGGTGGCCGAGGACGCGCAGCAGATCGTCGTCACCATCCGCGGCGCCGGCATGTTCGACTCCGCCAGCCCGACGGTGAAGAGCCAGTTCGAGCCGCTGCTGCTGCGGATCGGCGAGGCGCTGAACGACCAGCCGGGGGCGGTGCTGCTGACCGGGCACACGGACTCCACGCCGATCCGGTCGCTGGCCTTTCCGTCGAACTATCACCTGTCGGTCGCCCGCGCCAAATCGGTCGGCGAGATCATCAGGTCGAAGATGAACGAGCCCGGGCGGGTGCGCGAAGAAGGCCGGGGCAGCACCGAGCCGGTGGCGTCGAACGACACGCCGGAGGGCCGCCAGCAGAACCGCCGGACCGAAATCATCATCAGCAAGACGACGAACAGTTGA
- the tssA gene encoding type VI secretion system protein TssA: protein MLDADQLLQPVSDGDACGEALDYDLGFLELEMASQGKPGQQIGDTTAADEPPDWREVWRLGLELAGRSKDLRIGVLLTRSALSQSGFAGLRQGLELLAGYVEQFWPDLHPRPDAEDGDDQTVRLNTLANLCDPAGLMAEIRQVPLTASRQFGSFTLRDCIEAQRSQPGEIDPASVERAFGDTDPGQLDRAGADLDGALAAAIRLDAGIKQRVDITEAVRFDPLIALLRQGKELVDAHRPSAAPAAEIPEGTAPPTVVLSGEIRDRNDVIGMLDRICRWYRTNEPASPVPALLERAKRLVSKDFMALLLELAPEGAAHYRSIAGLAADESP from the coding sequence ATGCTCGACGCAGATCAACTGCTGCAACCGGTCAGCGATGGCGACGCGTGCGGAGAAGCCCTCGACTACGATCTGGGCTTCCTCGAGCTCGAGATGGCGTCGCAGGGCAAGCCGGGCCAGCAGATCGGCGACACCACCGCGGCCGACGAGCCCCCGGACTGGCGCGAGGTCTGGCGCCTGGGCCTCGAGCTGGCCGGCCGCAGCAAGGACCTGCGCATCGGCGTGCTGCTGACGCGCTCGGCCCTCAGCCAGTCCGGCTTCGCCGGCCTGCGCCAGGGGCTCGAGTTGCTCGCCGGCTATGTCGAGCAGTTCTGGCCGGACCTGCATCCGCGGCCGGATGCGGAGGATGGCGACGACCAGACCGTGCGCCTCAACACCCTGGCCAATCTCTGCGACCCGGCCGGGCTGATGGCGGAGATCCGCCAGGTCCCCCTTACGGCGTCGCGGCAGTTCGGCAGCTTCACGCTGCGCGACTGCATCGAGGCGCAGCGGTCCCAGCCCGGCGAGATCGACCCTGCCTCTGTCGAGCGCGCCTTCGGCGACACCGATCCCGGCCAGCTCGACCGGGCCGGCGCCGATCTCGACGGTGCCCTGGCCGCCGCGATCCGCCTGGATGCCGGCATCAAGCAGCGGGTCGACATCACCGAGGCCGTCCGCTTCGATCCGCTGATCGCTCTGCTGCGCCAAGGCAAGGAGCTGGTCGACGCCCACCGGCCCAGCGCCGCGCCGGCGGCCGAGATCCCCGAAGGCACAGCGCCCCCCACGGTCGTCCTGTCAGGCGAGATCCGCGACCGCAACGACGTCATCGGCATGCTCGACCGAATCTGCCGCTGGTACCGGACGAATGAGCCGGCCAGCCCGGTGCCGGCTCTGCTGGAACGAGCGAAGCGGCTGGTCTCCAAGGACTTCATGGCTCTGCTCCTGGAGCTCGCCCCCGAGGGCGCTGCCCACTACCGCTCGATCGCCGGCCTGGCGGCCGACGAGAGCCCCTGA
- the tssE gene encoding type VI secretion system baseplate subunit TssE yields MARAAKRDLVQPSLLDRLTDDHPRSTTEAQDRRSFSVRQLREVILRDISWLLNTNQLAATVDLQPYPHVAASTLNYGIWPLGGHIREGVDANALRQEIVASLHRFEPRLLPDSLRVTAIEDGQDTGSLHFRIEADLWAHPVPLRMVMRTEVDRELDFVRVVELGAENG; encoded by the coding sequence ATGGCCCGAGCCGCCAAGCGGGACCTGGTCCAGCCGTCGCTTCTCGACCGGCTGACCGACGACCATCCACGCAGCACGACCGAAGCGCAGGACCGGCGCAGCTTCTCGGTGCGCCAGCTGCGGGAGGTGATCCTGCGCGACATCTCCTGGCTCTTGAACACCAACCAGCTGGCCGCGACCGTGGACCTTCAGCCCTATCCCCATGTCGCCGCTAGCACGCTGAACTACGGCATCTGGCCGCTGGGCGGGCATATCCGTGAAGGCGTCGACGCGAACGCCCTGCGGCAGGAGATTGTCGCCAGCCTGCACCGCTTCGAGCCCCGGCTCCTGCCCGACAGCCTGCGGGTGACGGCGATCGAGGACGGGCAGGATACCGGCTCGCTCCATTTCCGGATCGAGGCTGATCTGTGGGCCCATCCGGTGCCGCTGCGCATGGTGATGCGCACCGAGGTCGACCGCGAGCTCGACTTCGTCCGCGTCGTCGAGCTGGGCGCGGAGAACGGCTGA
- a CDS encoding type VI secretion system tube protein Hcp — protein sequence MAFDAVMVFTQASKDGIQPKGESLILKDGITLADEWSFSLENKLNIGPHTSGAGSGKAEFEVFTVKKQVDTASPHLYVACGRGAHFSNVDLKLFKATGSGTGTSGTNLFLHWTFNMLAVEKVEWSYAEEAPEETVTFRFGACKVIYYKQNDKGALTKQGEGIWNQIANSTDFTKLVA from the coding sequence ATGGCGTTCGACGCGGTCATGGTGTTCACCCAGGCGTCCAAGGACGGCATCCAGCCCAAGGGCGAATCCCTCATTCTGAAGGACGGCATCACGCTGGCCGATGAATGGAGCTTCTCGCTCGAGAACAAGCTCAACATCGGCCCCCACACCAGCGGCGCCGGGTCCGGGAAGGCCGAGTTCGAGGTATTCACCGTCAAGAAGCAGGTGGATACGGCCTCTCCCCACCTCTACGTGGCGTGCGGCCGCGGCGCCCATTTCAGCAATGTCGACCTGAAGCTGTTCAAGGCGACGGGCTCCGGCACCGGCACGTCCGGCACCAACCTGTTCCTGCACTGGACCTTCAACATGCTGGCGGTCGAGAAGGTCGAGTGGTCCTACGCCGAGGAAGCGCCGGAGGAGACGGTCACCTTCCGGTTCGGCGCCTGCAAAGTCATCTACTACAAGCAGAACGACAAGGGTGCCCTGACCAAGCAGGGAGAGGGCATCTGGAACCAGATCGCCAACAGTACCGACTTCACCAAGCTCGTCGCCTGA
- the tagH gene encoding type VI secretion system-associated FHA domain protein TagH yields MPETVGSDGLVEAEAALTIGRADDNGLVLRDAQQIISKHHCSIEPAEGRFVLIDRSRNGTFLNDEAEALPREVPVTLKTGDVIQIGSYRIDVIAAPGAAPAVVEADEPERTAPPAEELSFLGTVQMAPSLGGVYGRIPGGTTGRREEPLLGGIDGDLLPAPGAGIGAPLDPPEDDWAAIRKPTAYADHVPEHAVVFVQPKSGVEAIPDDWDLLAELGVAPSAAAAPAFTRVDIISPPDEPPEAPPPQPEARQDPPPRPVAEPPTGPGDDPHRAAVTAFLAACGLSPADVASADLTAVMDRAGRMLLHSVAGLHGILSARQLAKQEFGLERTMIERSGNNPLKFTLGAKEAMHTLLCVEIPGFIRGDAAVEQAFSDIKAHEVAMLAALQEALRSVCNRLSPASVERAVGQAGWHWPGTRKARGWDEYRRIFDDVVSGLENDALRIFGDDFARAYRAGTDSGRRRPEQRDTPGGVRSQGKGLDGDDE; encoded by the coding sequence TTGCCCGAGACCGTCGGATCCGACGGCCTGGTCGAGGCCGAGGCGGCGCTGACCATCGGCCGGGCCGACGATAACGGCCTGGTCCTGCGCGATGCGCAGCAGATCATCTCGAAGCATCACTGCTCGATCGAGCCGGCGGAGGGCCGCTTCGTCCTGATCGACCGCAGCCGCAACGGCACCTTCCTGAACGACGAGGCGGAGGCGCTGCCGCGGGAGGTGCCGGTGACGCTCAAGACCGGCGACGTCATCCAGATCGGCAGCTATCGGATCGACGTCATCGCGGCGCCGGGCGCGGCGCCGGCCGTGGTCGAGGCCGACGAGCCGGAGCGCACCGCGCCTCCGGCGGAGGAACTGAGTTTCCTCGGCACGGTCCAGATGGCTCCCTCTCTCGGCGGCGTTTACGGCCGCATTCCGGGTGGCACGACCGGCCGGCGCGAGGAGCCGCTGCTCGGCGGAATCGACGGCGACCTGCTGCCGGCGCCGGGGGCGGGCATCGGCGCGCCGCTGGACCCGCCGGAGGACGACTGGGCTGCGATCCGCAAGCCGACGGCCTATGCGGATCACGTGCCGGAGCACGCCGTCGTCTTCGTGCAGCCGAAATCCGGGGTCGAGGCGATTCCCGACGACTGGGACCTGCTGGCGGAGCTCGGCGTGGCTCCGTCTGCGGCGGCAGCGCCGGCCTTCACCAGGGTCGACATCATCAGCCCGCCGGACGAGCCTCCCGAGGCCCCGCCGCCGCAGCCGGAGGCGCGGCAGGATCCGCCGCCCCGGCCGGTGGCGGAACCGCCCACCGGCCCGGGGGACGATCCTCACCGCGCCGCCGTCACGGCCTTCCTGGCCGCCTGCGGCCTATCGCCGGCGGATGTCGCGTCAGCCGACCTCACGGCGGTGATGGATCGGGCGGGACGAATGCTCCTGCATTCCGTGGCCGGTCTGCACGGCATCCTTTCGGCCCGCCAGCTGGCGAAGCAGGAGTTCGGCCTCGAGCGCACGATGATCGAGCGTTCCGGCAACAACCCGCTGAAGTTCACGCTGGGCGCGAAGGAGGCGATGCACACGCTCCTCTGCGTCGAGATCCCGGGCTTCATCCGCGGCGACGCGGCGGTCGAGCAGGCCTTCTCCGACATCAAGGCCCATGAGGTCGCGATGCTGGCGGCGCTGCAGGAGGCGCTGCGCAGCGTCTGCAACCGCCTGTCGCCGGCCTCGGTCGAGCGGGCGGTCGGGCAGGCCGGGTGGCACTGGCCCGGCACCCGGAAGGCGCGGGGCTGGGACGAGTACAGGCGGATCTTCGACGACGTGGTCTCCGGCCTCGAGAACGACGCGCTGCGCATCTTCGGCGACGACTTCGCGCGCGCCTATCGCGCCGGCACGGACAGCGGCCGGCGGCGACCGGAGCAGAGGGACACGCCCGGCGGCGTCCGCTCGCAAGGAAAAGGGCTGGATGGCGATGACGAGTGA
- the tssF gene encoding type VI secretion system baseplate subunit TssF: protein MDPRLLRLYNDELAYMRDMGAEFARAFPKVAGRLGMETTEVADPYVERLLEGFAFMAARVQLKLQSRFPDFTQHLLELVYPHFLPPVPSMAIVRFEPDPEAGRLENGYLVPRGTKLLSQLAPGAVTHCEFRTAHDVHLWPVVVSGVDYYATPGQLSALHLPGRQAVKAALRLRLRTTNGLPFNKLALRALTLHLTGPGGIGATLAEQLIADTRAIVARPLSRPVPWQETIPRQALRQVGLEPGWSLLPEVPRSFDGYRLLQEYFALADRTLFVELGGMADAMALSTTEELEIVFALGRAEPRLERHLGPQNIALFATPAVNLFERQADRIHVSDKHYEHHVVVDRIRPLDIELHSILEMSGEGESSDAAPVPFLPFYSIQEHGRREQHSSYYTVRREQRLLSEHQRVNGTRTGYIGSETFVSLVDRHAAPYSADLRQLSLRCLCSNRDLPLLLPIGRGETDFTLEIGAPVTSVRCLSLPSRPRPSFAHGDVAWKLISHLSLNHLSITNSDRPDHQGAEALRELLRLYVDPDDASAARQIDGVRDVRSKPVVRRLPGGGQAAVARGIEIGVTLDEAAFEGVGIFPLASVLNQFFAKYVSINGFTEMVLSTLQRGEVMRWPPMIGRRAVV from the coding sequence ATGGACCCCCGGCTGCTGCGCCTCTACAACGACGAGCTCGCCTATATGCGCGACATGGGGGCCGAGTTCGCCCGCGCCTTCCCCAAGGTCGCCGGCCGGCTCGGCATGGAGACGACCGAGGTCGCCGACCCCTATGTCGAGCGGCTGCTCGAAGGCTTCGCCTTCATGGCAGCGCGGGTTCAGCTGAAGCTGCAGTCGCGCTTCCCGGATTTCACCCAGCATCTGCTGGAGCTGGTCTATCCGCATTTCCTGCCGCCGGTGCCATCGATGGCGATCGTCCGGTTCGAGCCGGACCCGGAGGCCGGCCGGCTGGAGAACGGGTATCTGGTGCCGCGCGGGACCAAGCTCTTGAGCCAGCTCGCTCCCGGCGCCGTGACCCATTGCGAGTTCCGCACCGCCCACGACGTCCATCTCTGGCCGGTCGTGGTCAGCGGGGTCGACTACTACGCGACGCCGGGCCAGCTCTCGGCGCTGCACCTGCCCGGCCGGCAGGCGGTGAAAGCGGCGCTGCGCCTGCGGCTGCGGACGACCAACGGGCTGCCCTTCAACAAGCTGGCGTTGAGGGCGCTGACGCTGCATCTGACCGGCCCCGGCGGCATCGGCGCGACCCTGGCCGAGCAGCTGATCGCCGACACCCGAGCCATCGTCGCCCGGCCGCTGAGCCGGCCCGTGCCCTGGCAGGAAACGATCCCGCGGCAGGCGCTGCGGCAGGTCGGGCTGGAGCCGGGCTGGTCGCTGCTGCCGGAGGTCCCGCGCTCCTTCGACGGCTACCGGCTGCTGCAGGAATACTTCGCGCTCGCAGACCGGACGCTGTTCGTCGAGCTCGGCGGGATGGCCGATGCGATGGCGCTGTCGACCACCGAGGAGCTGGAGATCGTGTTCGCGCTGGGCCGCGCCGAGCCGCGGCTGGAGCGCCATCTCGGCCCGCAGAACATCGCCCTGTTCGCGACCCCGGCGGTCAACCTGTTCGAGCGCCAGGCCGACCGGATCCATGTCAGCGACAAGCATTACGAGCACCATGTGGTGGTCGACCGGATCCGGCCGCTCGACATCGAGCTGCACTCGATCCTGGAGATGAGCGGCGAGGGCGAGAGCAGCGACGCGGCGCCGGTGCCGTTCCTGCCCTTCTACAGCATCCAGGAGCACGGGCGGCGGGAGCAGCATTCCAGCTACTACACGGTGCGGCGTGAGCAGCGCCTGCTGTCCGAGCACCAGCGCGTGAACGGCACGCGGACGGGCTATATCGGCAGCGAGACCTTCGTCTCCCTGGTCGACCGCCACGCCGCCCCCTATTCCGCCGATCTGCGCCAGCTGTCGCTGCGCTGCCTGTGCTCGAACCGGGATCTGCCTCTGCTGCTGCCCATCGGCCGGGGCGAGACCGACTTCACGCTGGAGATCGGCGCCCCGGTGACCAGCGTCCGCTGCCTGTCGCTGCCGAGCCGGCCGCGGCCGTCCTTCGCCCATGGTGACGTTGCCTGGAAGCTGATCAGCCATCTGTCGCTGAACCACCTGTCGATCACCAATTCCGACCGGCCCGACCACCAGGGTGCCGAGGCGCTGCGGGAGTTGCTGCGCCTCTATGTCGATCCCGACGACGCCTCCGCCGCGCGGCAGATCGACGGCGTCCGGGACGTCCGGTCCAAGCCTGTGGTCCGGCGCCTGCCGGGCGGCGGGCAGGCCGCGGTGGCGCGCGGGATCGAGATCGGCGTCACCCTCGACGAGGCCGCCTTCGAAGGCGTCGGCATCTTCCCGCTGGCCTCAGTGCTGAACCAGTTTTTCGCGAAATACGTCTCCATCAACGGCTTCACCGAGATGGTGCTGTCGACCCTGCAGCGCGGGGAGGTGATGCGATGGCCGCCGATGATCGGCCGCCGGGCGGTGGTGTGA